The genome window GAATCCTAGTTCAGTTTACTCGGCCAAGATTTTCTCATTGTGGAATCAATGAAAACGGCAAGCCTATCAAACAAAAGTCTCGTTGTTgatcttttattcaaaaatattttgaatttctgGCTTGGGCCTAAAATGCTCCAATAAAAACAAGTCCAAGATGGAAAAGTTAAAAATACTTAGCGATGCCATGATAGCAATGCTTTTAAATTCATCTTATGCTGGTCGGGACGGATTTAGGGTTCAAATGTGGGGACACCAAACAAATTTTTGGAAAGCACCTATATTTTTAAGggacatttttataattttgtaaaatttagaatgttGGGAAgatgttaaaattatttttagaagGGACACATGTCCCGTGCCTCTTACTAGATTCGTCCCTGATGGTCGTGACCTCAAATTTTTGTGAATGCTTGCTCATATCTTGGCATTGACAATATAGTTGctataaatatgttattcagCTACATCAAACACTTTCATTCCGGCTGCATGTTTTGTTTCTAATGTTTGTCTAGACTAGTTTGCTAATATTATTGGGCATTCTGAAGCACAATTTGGGTGATGAACCCATTAAACAATGTTCCATTGTCCTCATCAAAATTGGAGATATCACCAGCTACatcaatacaaatatttttcgATGTTATTTTGACAGACATTGTTCTGGTGTTCAGAATATCACAACTTCTATCCCTCAAATCTCTGACACTAactaatgtttttttaaatctCCTGAAACGGTCTCTGCAGTCATTTTATTAAGTAAACAGGGAATTCTGCTTCAAAATGTCCGATGATTTTGGGTTACCAAGTTCTCCTATCATTCAAACTGATTATAGGCCACCTGAGGTCCTTGAGAACGAATTTTATACTCGAGTAGAACAGATACCTACATCCACAGTGAACGAGCCTAGTGAGAAGAATCCAGTTTGCTCAGACCTTGGGTATGGGATTTACAAAGGAAAAATGACAGACACAGGACTAAGTGTTTTGGAGTATGATATGGAGAACTGGAACAAAGCTGATACATCAGAACACTATGCTGGTGCATATTGTGAGCAACCTTCCAGCCTAGCTCCGGAATTAGACTTGCCAGTCCAGCAGAAGCCTGATTTTAGTTCTGCGACATTGTTTGAGAACCTCAGCAAATATGAAAGAGCGGGTAAAAAGTTGAAAGATGAACAATCAAGCAATCTAAGCGAAATTGCATCAGTTAATCAAAAATTGTCAACAGAAGAAATCATAAGGGCGGCTGCAGAGAGGTACATCCAGTTCCCTAACAAAGATCCTGAATGTATCACCACTTTTATCCACCCACATGGTTCTGTTCTGTCAAGTCTGTCAAAGGAAGAATCAAGTGGCGTAGACCTAGCACACCTTCTTTTAGCCGCGGCTGATAAATTTTGGGATGGGGAATTTGATTCTGCTAGGAGATTGCTTACCTGTTGTGAGTGCAAGGCCTCTAAATCAGGCAATCCAATTGAAAGGCTTACGTCATATTTTTCTGAAGCTTTGCAAGAAAGAATCCGTAGAGAAACAGGAACCAGAAAAATACTGATGGTGAGTGAGAACGACAGAGCCCCCAATAATGGCCTCTCAACAGGTGTTGACCAAACAGTTTTGGCAACCCATATGAAGATTCCATTCAGTAAGGCTTTGCACTTTGCATCAACGCAAACAATCTTAGAACATGTCGCGAGGGAAACCAAAATACACGTCATTGATCTTCATATTAGGAGTGGAATTCACTGGTCACCCTTGATACAAGGCCTTTCAGAACGGAAAGTTCATCCAGTTCAGCTCCTTAAGATAACAGCTCTCGATACAGAAGATAAGCAAAAGGTTGAGGACATTGGCAAGAGGTTAGAAAGCTTAGCCGACTCATTAAACATCACTTTTTCATTTGACGTAGTAACTGTAGATGACATGAGCCAtctaaaaaaagaattatttgaTGTTCAATCTGGTGAAGCGGTGGTTATCTCTGCTCCAACAATACTAAGGTCAATGATCCCGAGGCCTGATAAACTGGAAAATTTAATGAGAGTAATCAGAGAACTCAGTCCCCTAATTATGATCATCTCTGAAGTAGAGGCAAATGATAACTCACCTTCTTTTATCAATCGCTTTGTAGAGGCACTTTTTTTCTATAGTTCATGGTTTGACTGCTTGGAAGATTGCCTGGACCGCGATAATCAGTACAGGATGAACCTTGAAAAATATTACTTTGGTTGTGGAATTATGAATTCTATTGCAACTGAGGGAGAAGAAAGGATCACAAGAAGTGTGAAAATCGACGTGTGGAGATCATACTTTTCAAGGTTTCAAATGCTGGAAGTTCAAGTCCCAAAATCATCTTTCCATCTAGCTGAAATGGTTCTTGAGATGGAATTTTCTTGTGCAAGGTTCTGCACTCTCAGTAACGACGGCAAGTGTTTGATGATCAGATGGAAAGGAACCCCAATGTTTTCACTTTCAACTTGGAAGTTTCAACAACCTCTAATATACTTTTGATTGATTAAAACTCACCTCTTGTTCTACCCCGATTCTCAGGGTATGCTGTACGCCTATTCTCATTTGTTTATCGTCTGTATCTTTTCTTTATTAACACAAAAGGAACTTAAAGATAAACCAAGCTGTTATAGAATGACTGAGACATATATGTACAAGCTTTGGAGAAGCAGTTGCAGCTGGAGATAGTAAAAAAGATTTGCTAAGTGCtcacaagatttttttttttggcgcTAAACAGATAGTGAATATTTTTGCTGACAAGTAGAACTCAAGTAGGCATGGTATTTGCAATAAAGGAACTAggttatttcaaatttcaattctCCAGACAGGAAACAGTAGTCATGAGGAAGATTACTCAACATTGTTCTATCTCTTCTGGCGGAAATTAGGATTTTATCCAATACTGTACTCAGTTCCTCCTGATGAGATTCAAGTTTATATTCAGTTTTTTATCGAGATTTTTTAAGAACAGGATAAGATCTCAGCTCGGCGGGTTGGGGTGGGCTTGGCTTTCGCAAAAAATACATGAGCAGTTTAGACTCTCGGCTGAGCGGTTTTGGGTTGGATCGGACTGACTTTTCCAATTCGGAATTTTTGCATTTATGAGTACTAGTAGAAGTCTAACTATCGCACAATATACAGTTAACGTTGTAAACAAACCTAGACTGTCGATGAGAAACTCGATTCAATAAGCAACTAGATCTGAAATTACTCGGTTCGTTAATGAACTCGAGTTGGAGCAATGAAGTTTAATATGCTTATCGAGTTGAACCGAGtttaattattatatgatttgactTGACTCTATCAACTTGAACTTGTTTCAATGTCTTAAACTCAGCTCAACTTGATAAGCTATATTTAAAATAGGGTGCTCGTCCCCAGCAGTCATATGTTGGGGAGCCCGTAACCAACACACCGGTTTTCTAGCGTTTGATTAGCAAGCCGATGGTCGAGATTAAAAGTTGATTCCGCACCGTCCAACGCTTAAAACCACTGGATGTCACCTGTCCAATAGTTTTTAATTGCTGGgtgtgtaaattctttttaCTTGTTCACCAGTCCAACACTTTTTAACTGTTGGgtgtgtaaattctttttaCTTGTCAAGCGCTTAAAAAGCGCCGGAAGCACGGTCACCATTTTTTATCGGATATAAACCACTCTTATCGGTCAAGTTTGACTTGACTCGAACTTAGCATCGACTCGACTCGATTCATGAATAACTCATACATGACTCGGTCGATAATGATAAGCTAACCGAGTTTAGCTCGAGTCGGTAAGAAAAACTCGACTTGAACTCGATAAAGTGTTATTCTGTTCAGTTAACACATGCAGTTCACATATGCTCAAAAAATTCTAAACAGTGACACACTATGACATTTGCCGAAGGAATGTAGTACACAAGATAGTTGATTCTTACCTTTATATATTCAGAGAACTTCAGTTTTACGGAGAAATGTTAAAAACTAGCCTGTAAAAGCATATTGCGTAAGGTGGCTGGTTGGAAGCTGGTTCCACACATAATACTGTTTTCTCGATATCTTGGCACCATTGACTATAGGCGTTTGATTCATGcttaatgagcccggttaacgaGAATCGGAATATCAAACACACGTGTTGGTATTTGGATTAGCAACTTGTGACATGGAACGGGAACCTACTTGGAGGGTAAATCATTCCTTGCACTATCCTTGGGATACCCATTCCCATTCAAgatccaaacggccccaatatatTTGCTATAAATTTTTTGTTCTGCTACATCAGGTACGTTCTTTGGGCGGTGTATTTTTATACTTGCTAAATATTCTTGAAAAGTCTAAAGCACTATTAGAGTATTAGGGTGATGAGCCCATTAAACATTAATCTTTCATTGTCCTCATCTCAAGATTGAAGATATCGTCAACTGCACTATACTAATATGTTGTTCGATGTTAGATTTAACCAGCATTGTTGCCGTGTTCAGAATATTCCTCAATCGATCTCTGAACACCAAGTCAGCTTCTGTCCTCTTACTAGTGTGTCCTATATAAATCTGCTTACATGTATCCActgcatatgtttttttttaaaagcttCGCAGTAGAAACTTACTAGCATCTGAAAGCTGTGGTCTCCAGAGACAGTCTTTGCAGTCAATTTATCAAGAGAACAAAGAACCCTGCATCCAAATGTCAGATGATTTCGGGTTATCAAGTCCTAATATTATTCAAACTGATAATAGGCCACTTGAAGTGCTGGAAAACGATATTTATACTCGAGTAGAACATATATCTACATCCAAAGTGAAAGAACCTAGTGAGAGGAATCCGCTTTGCTCAGGCATTATGCATGGAATTAATGAAGGAAAGATGGAAGACAAAGGACTCATTGTTTCAGAAAATGGCATGAACAACAGAAACAAAGCCATCAGAGCACAACACTACGTTGGTGCATACGGTGAGCAGCCTTCCAGCCGAGCTCCAGAAGTATACTTTCCAGTCAAGAACAAGGCTGATTTTAATTCTGCATCATTGTTTGAACTCCTCAGCCGATATGAAAGAGGGGGTAAAAAGTTGAAAGATGAAAATTTAAGCAATCGAAGCAAAATTGCAACAAGTGACCAGAAGCTGACAACAGAAGAAATCATAAGGGTGGCTGCTGAGAGATACATCCAGTTCCAAAACAAAGATCTAGAAGGTATCACCACTTTTATCCACCCACGCGGTTCTGTCCTGTCAAGTCTGTCAGTGGAAGAGACAAGAGGCGCAAACCTTGCGCACCTTCTTTTAGCCGCGGCTGATAAAATTTTGGATGGAAATTTTGATTCTGCAAGGAGATTGCTTACAAATTGTGATTGCAAGGCCTCTAAATCAGGTAATCCAATTGAAAGACTTGCATCATATATTTCTGAAGCTCTGCAAGAAAGAATTCATAGAGAAAAGGGGAGCAGAAAAATAGGGATTGCGAGTGAGAAGGACAGAGCCCCTAATAATGGCCTCTCAACAGGTCTTGACCAAACAGTTTTGGCAGCCCACATGAAGATTCCATTCAGTAAGGCTTTGCACTTTGCATCAACACAAACAATCTTAGAACATGTCACGACGGAAACCAGTATACACATTATTGATCTACATATTAGGAGTGGAATACACTGGCCACCCATGATACAAGCCCTTTCAGAAAGGAAAGTTCATCAAGTTCAGCTCCTTAAGATAACTGCTTTAGATACAGAAGATAAGCAGAAGGTTGAGGATATTGGCAAGAGGTTAGAAAGCTTTGCGGACTCATTGAAAATCCCTTTTTCATTTGACGTAGTAACTGTAGATGACATGAGCTATCTAAGAAAAGAGTTATTTGATATTCAATCTGGTGAAGCGGTGGTTATCTTTGCTCCAACATTACTAAGGACAATGATCCCGAGACCTGATAAATTGGAAACTTTAATGAGAGTAATCAGAGAACTCAATCCTCTgattatgattatatatgaaGTAGATGCAAATGATAACTCAACTTCTTTTATCAATCGCTTTGTAGATTCACTTTTTTTCTACAGTACATGGTTTGACTGCTTGGAAGATTGCTTGGACCGTGATGATCAGTACAGGATgaatcttgaaaaatattacTTTGGCAGCGGAATTATGAATTCTATTGCAAATGAGGGAGAAGAAAGGATTACAAGAAGTGTGAAGATCGACGTGTGGAGATCATACTTTGCAAGGTTTCAAATGGTGGAAGTTGAAGTTCCAGGATCATCTTTTCATCAAGCTGAAATGGTTCTTAAGAAGGAATTTTCTTGTGCAAGGTTCTGCACTCTCAGTACTGACAGCAAGTGTTTTATAATTGGATGGAAAGGAACACCGATGTTTTCACTATCGACATGGAAGTTTAAACAAGCTCCATCATACTTTTGATTGTTTGATTAAAACATACCTCTTGCTCTACCCCTTTTTCAGGCTCTGCTATACTACTATACTCATTTGTTTACCGTCTGTATTTTTCCTATATAAATGAAAGGAACCTAAAGATAAACCAAAATGTTATAGAACAACTGAGACATCTATGTATAAACTCCATATATGTCCTACATTGTTTGTAATCTCATCATCTCAAGATGAGGAGGAATCGTCGTTTACGTCGTTTAACAACTATAAGCAAAAGGATTAATTAATTGAAGGGCAGTCTGTTAAATCAAATTCCTTGTTTCTTTTACCTAGTTCAATGGTACCAAATCTTAGGTTATAGTGCTTCCACATTGTGATCATAATTCTGatgaataatatatgatcctaTTGGACCCTTTCTCTAACACCTTATGATTTTAGATGGCCGGTTACTTAACATGAAATACCAAGAACCGTTGATAAATCAATAGAAGATTGAAGTACTAATTTAACTCagtaatctaattttttttttgtcttctGCAGTTTATATTATACCATCATATTCCATCATTCAGCAAAAAAAAGCGCTAGCCAATCATCAGCAATTTGGGAATACTCTGCAGGTTCCGTTTGAATTCTCAGATTTTTTATCATAATCAGTAGAAAGCATAAGACTATGATATTCATATTTCTTTGATACTTGCATCCATCAAAAGTAAGAATGGTAGTCCTAAAGTGCCAAAAACTAGTATCTAAGAGACTGATATTTGACCCTTTACATTTCAACGGTAGCACATATAGGCACATTCTGTAATAATACGTCAGACTATTTTAACATGTCGCCATCTCCCTTAAAAGCTACGTATGATGCACAACTGATGTAATATTCAAGACCAACTATTGTGCGGTTGATTTTATacattttctatttttctccgGAAACCTGTCATCTTCTATCCTCTGCAGTTTTCAGAAGCCAAATTACAATCCTTTGTGGAATTATTGGTAATGACAAGCCTATCAGACAAAGGTTTCCTGTTCCTTGTTTTATAAATTGTATTGTACTTGTATTCTGTCCGTCATCGGGGTGATTACTGAAATAAACTAAGATCTGTGTTTCCTATGATCTTTAGTACTAGTAAACAATATTATAGCAAGATGTATAATTAGTTAGATACTTGTTTGTCTGTTTACGATCACACTCATAGTGTACCGAGAACAAGTACTTTGGCAGATGACTTCTCCTTAAATGATGTTTTGATACTCAAGGTGTCTATAAGCCTAATGCAGATCTTCTGAAAACCATTAATGAAAATAGATATTTTGGGATCAACAAACCTGCAGGGGATAACCCTTTCACCACTGTTATTAGGTCTGGCAGGCATCCAATAAACGTAGCAGGTGCAAGAGTCCCCCGTTTAGAGCCCAAGAAAAATGTGTTTTCAATAACTGAATggatttttatctaaaaaacaACAGTGATAATACCATAAAACTAGATAAACTAATATCTCTGTGTTTCCAATGGTTTTTAGCGGCAATGAGACATATCATAGTCCATAAATCCAACAGCAATCAGTATAAACAGTTAGATCCTAGTTTGTCTGTTTGTAGGTGAACTTGTACTGTGAAGAGAACAATTGCAATAAAAGACATGGTTATAAATCTACTCTCTGAACTCTAGTTCGATAAGAAAACAGGTAATTCTGCTATATAAAAATGGCAGATGATTTCTCTTTATTCAGCGTGTTTGATTCTCAAGATGTTCATAAGCCTCTTGAAGGTCTTTTAAATGATATGTTAGTCACTCAACAAACGCAAGTATCCAGTTTTGGGAGTGACATACCTGGAGGGGTTGATCATTCCACCACTGGCATTAGGTCGGGAAGGCATCCAATAATCATTGAAGAGCCAAGAGTCCATCCTTCtggagaccaagaaaaatgtATTTTCAGCAATAGCAATGTCAGTACTATACCAGAACCTGATCAGTTGATATTAAAAGGTCAAAAGTATGAGCAAAGTTCAAAAGATAGTGATTTCATTCATCTTATGCCTCATAAAAATTGTACAGAATCTTTTCGAGTCCTTGGCAACTATGGAAAAGGGAAGGAAAGATGCAGGGAAGATATATTTAGCGGTCACAGTAGCAAAAATACCGTGACCGACCACAAATTAACAACAGAAGAAATAATGAGGGTGGCTGGAGAAAGATTCATCCACTTCTCTAACAAAAGGTTTGACGGGATCACCAGCTTTATCCATCCAGATGGTTCAGCTCTGTCATGTTTGTCGTCAGAGGACACCAGAATGGTGGACCTTGCCCACCTCCTTTTAGATTCAGCTGAAAAAGTGGGAAATAAGCAATTTGATGCTGCCAACAAATTGCTTCTGCATTCTGAAGGTAAGGTAACTGACTCAGGTCATCCAGTCGAAAGAATAACTTATCATTTTTCTAAAGCTCTACGAGAAAGGATTACAGCAGAAACAAGAACCAGTGTAAATCAGAGAGAAACTGATCAAGGAAGAGATTACAGCGGACTCTTCTCAGGTGTTGAGAACACTTGTTTGGTACTTCATCAAGCAGTTCCGTTCAGTCAAGTGATGCAATTTGCATCAATACAAATGATACTGGAACATGTTGCAacaagaaaaaaaatccatttAATTGATCTTCAACTTAGAATTGGAGTTCAGTGGGCACCTTTAATACAAGCTCTTTCGGAAAGGGAAACCTTTCCAGTTCAGCTCCTTAAATTAACTGCTCTTCAGACGACAGACAAAGAGAAGGCTGAGAATATTGGCAAGAGGTTGCAAGACTATGCCAAGTCTTTGaacatttgttttattttcaaggCAGTGTCCATTGTAAACATGAAAGATCTCAAGGTAGAATTATTTAACATTAGACCAGGTGAAGCTGTGGTAGTTTACTCTCCGATTGTACTGAGAGCTATGATCCCAAAACCTGAGAACCTGCAAATTTTACTAAGAGTGATACAGAGGATGAGACCTAAAATCATGGTAGTCAATGAAGTAGAGGCAAATCATAATTCACCATCATTTGTTAATCGTTTCACAGAAGCACTTTTCTTTTTCAGCGCTTGGTTTGATGCACTGGAAGACTGCATAGACCGAGACAATCAGTACAGAATGAATATTGAGAGAAGTTACTTTGGCCGAGGAATCCAGAACATTCTTGCAACTGAGGGCGAGGGCAGAATCATAAGGTGTGTGACTATGAATGTGTGGAGGGTATTCTTTCAAAGATTTAAAATGGTAGAAATTGACATCAGCAAAGCATCTATAAATCAGGCCAACTTGGTCCTTGAGAAGAAATTCTGTTGTGGAAACTCCtgcaatatatataagaatggaAAGTGCCTAATTGTTGGATGGAAGGGAACCCCATTGCATTCTGTTTCAGCTTGGAAGTTCAAGTAAGAGAAGCCAGCACTTCTGAAAGTTGTGATCTCAAATTTTTCTTACAACTGTTGATATATTCTTATGCAATTCTCGCGGTCTGCTGTGTTTTCTTCAAATTTCTCTTTATATAGTCACCAACAAATATATTATGCCCTTTGCGGCAGAAGTAAATCCAAGGTCTATATTATATCAGATCAAATCGCTGGGATCTTAAGGTAGCATGTAAAGTAAAACTATCATTACATCATAATTCAACACAGGGCTATCTGTTCTGTAGCTTAATAATAACTAGAGTAAATTACAAGGGTGTGGCTATAGTTTACACCGATTTACAAAATTGTgactgaattttaaaaataacaaaaatgtgGCTGACATTCGACTCAGCCTTTCAAAATGTTGGCGGATCATAACGGAGCAGAggatatttatgtattttctgaaaaaattctCCTCCCAATGTAAAAACTTTGAACATCCTAATTAATACCTGCAGCCTTGCAGGTTAACATACTCAATTCAAGAAATGTTTGTAAGGCTCATGTTCGTCATTGTGCGGCTGGCTGGCTCGTCGAGCTCATTGACGACGGTGCCCACGGGGGTATCCAGTGGCGAAACTCGCCAAAATCGGGTGTTAACTCCaatatcaatcatcaatcacTTTTTTCATATCCAAAACCTCGAAACCCCCTCTTCACCCAGACCCTAATCATGGCTTTATACATACGGTCACGTATGTACACGCACTGGGTGAGATGAGAAAAACAGAGGAAAATACAGATGTTAATTTGGTGATACCAATAAGTCCATGCAACAACTGATGTAGATTAATACACAGATGTTCTTGCTAATTGCTAACCGAGGGTTGCATATGTCAGACCAAACCCACGCTCTGGAGAAGCAAGTTTGTTGTTGCAATGGTGAAGATGGGTCAAATCGGTGTACTCACCGGCTCTGCCGCATGGGAgaataaatatgaaaagaaacaaAAGGGAGATGAAAGGGTGGAGAAGAGGAAGAGACGTAAATACCCTttcagtttttgtttttttaattaagttaaCGGTTCAAAATTAATGTCTTTAACGGCGGCCAACATTTTAAAAGATGGATTCGAATGTTAGCCACATTTatgctatttttaaaattcagtcacaattttataaattcgTATAAACTATAGCCACAACCCTGTAATTTACTCTAATAACTATGTACATAATATTATACAGAATTAACAAGAAGAATAATAATGACTATGTCTAGCTGAAGAGTAAGTTTTTGGTGCATTTCATCTAAAaacttaaggtgttagaggaaaGTCCCAACATAATCAAGACTTCCCCTCAATTGTCTGATTGAATAACAACTACCAATACCAACAACTACCCGGTACccatacctatatatatattcaaattatataaatggaGGTGGAGACATGGAGGGACTTGGACCCATCCTAAACCTAGCTCAGATACCATGTCAAGTGATCAGTATCCTAAAACCTCAAAGTATTAGGGAAAGGCTTTTTACCAGGATCATTATATTCTGAAATGCTGCATAACATCTGCCAAGATAGACACAGAGgtagttaattttatttatttaataggcTGTGTTTGAGAGAATGAACTTGAAGGGGATATTGGTTAGATATAACACAGAAGTGTCGATCCTTATAAATTCATTTCAGTATGTACTGCATGTTTATCAGCAaacttataattaaattttacaaaagatAATGTCAGGCTAGGTTCAATGGAAAATGTCAGGTGTATGTTATATTAGAACGTTCAAGGGCGAGATTATAACAAACTACAGCAGAGTTGATATTTGGGCATAACACATATCGCAGTACTACTAGGACTCTAGGAGTCAAGTACAACATGATAAACAGACAAATGGCAATTTCAGCATAATATAAAGTGAGATGCTGGATCAAGGGAACAGGCTAACAGATAACAAAGCGGTGACGCACTGTCACATTAGGCGAGGGAGTGCAGTACAGAATACAAAAGACGATTGATTTTTACTTTAATATATCTAAAGGACGTCACTTATATGAAGGCGGAACGGCAGACATAATCTGTGAAAGCTTGTggaaaaaactgaaaaaaaatgCAGGCGCCTGCACAATCTTTCAGTGTAGCATCATGCTAACAAAGTTCGCGGTGTTAAACTAATACCACTCTAGTTCAGAGAGGGACAAGTTCAAGACAatgttttttcataataatttatacGAGTacataatcaaatcaaatatcACCATATATACATGTCGGGCAACACCTACTAAACGATGTTGCAATAGGTCGAAGTCAAGCACTTCAATTGCGACATTCAGGACCATGCCGGGGTGCGCGACGGAACATTACCCATATTTTTGAGGGGCACATTGTGTATGTACGTGTTCTTtgaaaaaaatactccctccgtctcaatttataggtc of Daucus carota subsp. sativus chromosome 3, DH1 v3.0, whole genome shotgun sequence contains these proteins:
- the LOC108212858 gene encoding DELLA protein RGL1; translation: MSDDFGLSSPNIIQTDNRPLEVLENDIYTRVEHISTSKVKEPSERNPLCSGIMHGINEGKMEDKGLIVSENGMNNRNKAIRAQHYVGAYGEQPSSRAPEVYFPVKNKADFNSASLFELLSRYERGGKKLKDENLSNRSKIATSDQKLTTEEIIRVAAERYIQFQNKDLEGITTFIHPRGSVLSSLSVEETRGANLAHLLLAAADKILDGNFDSARRLLTNCDCKASKSGNPIERLASYISEALQERIHREKGSRKIGIASEKDRAPNNGLSTGLDQTVLAAHMKIPFSKALHFASTQTILEHVTTETSIHIIDLHIRSGIHWPPMIQALSERKVHQVQLLKITALDTEDKQKVEDIGKRLESFADSLKIPFSFDVVTVDDMSYLRKELFDIQSGEAVVIFAPTLLRTMIPRPDKLETLMRVIRELNPLIMIIYEVDANDNSTSFINRFVDSLFFYSTWFDCLEDCLDRDDQYRMNLEKYYFGSGIMNSIANEGEERITRSVKIDVWRSYFARFQMVEVEVPGSSFHQAEMVLKKEFSCARFCTLSTDSKCFIIGWKGTPMFSLSTWKFKQAPSYF
- the LOC108212856 gene encoding DELLA protein RGL1, with protein sequence MSDDFGLPSSPIIQTDYRPPEVLENEFYTRVEQIPTSTVNEPSEKNPVCSDLGYGIYKGKMTDTGLSVLEYDMENWNKADTSEHYAGAYCEQPSSLAPELDLPVQQKPDFSSATLFENLSKYERAGKKLKDEQSSNLSEIASVNQKLSTEEIIRAAAERYIQFPNKDPECITTFIHPHGSVLSSLSKEESSGVDLAHLLLAAADKFWDGEFDSARRLLTCCECKASKSGNPIERLTSYFSEALQERIRRETGTRKILMVSENDRAPNNGLSTGVDQTVLATHMKIPFSKALHFASTQTILEHVARETKIHVIDLHIRSGIHWSPLIQGLSERKVHPVQLLKITALDTEDKQKVEDIGKRLESLADSLNITFSFDVVTVDDMSHLKKELFDVQSGEAVVISAPTILRSMIPRPDKLENLMRVIRELSPLIMIISEVEANDNSPSFINRFVEALFFYSSWFDCLEDCLDRDNQYRMNLEKYYFGCGIMNSIATEGEERITRSVKIDVWRSYFSRFQMLEVQVPKSSFHLAEMVLEMEFSCARFCTLSNDGKCLMIRWKGTPMFSLSTWKFQQPLIYF
- the LOC108212859 gene encoding DELLA protein RGL1 — encoded protein: MADDFSLFSVFDSQDVHKPLEGLLNDMLVTQQTQVSSFGSDIPGGVDHSTTGIRSGRHPIIIEEPRVHPSGDQEKCIFSNSNVSTIPEPDQLILKGQKYEQSSKDSDFIHLMPHKNCTESFRVLGNYGKGKERCREDIFSGHSSKNTVTDHKLTTEEIMRVAGERFIHFSNKRFDGITSFIHPDGSALSCLSSEDTRMVDLAHLLLDSAEKVGNKQFDAANKLLLHSEGKVTDSGHPVERITYHFSKALRERITAETRTSVNQRETDQGRDYSGLFSGVENTCLVLHQAVPFSQVMQFASIQMILEHVATRKKIHLIDLQLRIGVQWAPLIQALSERETFPVQLLKLTALQTTDKEKAENIGKRLQDYAKSLNICFIFKAVSIVNMKDLKVELFNIRPGEAVVVYSPIVLRAMIPKPENLQILLRVIQRMRPKIMVVNEVEANHNSPSFVNRFTEALFFFSAWFDALEDCIDRDNQYRMNIERSYFGRGIQNILATEGEGRIIRCVTMNVWRVFFQRFKMVEIDISKASINQANLVLEKKFCCGNSCNIYKNGKCLIVGWKGTPLHSVSAWKFK